The region CAGCCTGATGATCGACGCGGGCCTCTTCGAACCGTTGATCCGCGGCATTCTGCGCGTCGCCAAGAACGACCCGGTACGGATCACGGTCGGCACCGCCGTGCTGACCGTGTGCGTCGGGCTCGACGGCGACGGCGCCTCGACCTTCCTCATCACCATCTCCGCGCTGCTCCCCGTCTATCAGCGGCTCGGGATGAGCCGGCTGGTGCTCGCCGGGGTGGTCGGCCTGGGCGCGGGCGTGATGAACATGATTCCGTGGGGCGGGCCGACGGCCCGCGCCGCCGCGGCCCTGAAGATCGACACGTCCGACATCATCACGCCGCTGCTGCCCGCCCTCGCCGCCGGTATCGCCTGGGTGCTCCTCGCCGCCTACCTCATCGGACGCCGTGAGCGGCGGCGGCTCGAAGCCCTCGAGCCCGCCCCGCCTGCCGAGGTGGCGGTCGGGGACGGCCCCGGCACCCCCCGGGTCGCCGCCCGCCCCGGCCTCGCGCTGACCGTCTTCAATCTGCTGCTCACCGTGGCGCTGCTGGTCTGCCTGGTGCTGGAGGCCATGCCGCTGCCCGTGCTCTTCGTCTTCGCCTTCGTCCTCGCGCTGCTGGTCAACCACCCCCGCTGGGAGGACCAGCAGGAGCTGCTGGAGAAGCACGGCAAGAGCGTGGTGCTCGTCATCACCATGATCTTCGCGGCCGGGGTGTTCACCGGCGTCCTCGGCGGCACCGGGATGATCGGGAAGATGGCGGAGGCGCTGGTCGACATCATCCCCGACGGGCTCGGCGGACATCTACCGGTGCTCGTGGCCGTCACCAGCATGCCGCTGAGCCTCGTCCTCACCCCGGACGCCTACTACTT is a window of Streptomyces violaceusniger Tu 4113 DNA encoding:
- a CDS encoding CitMHS family transporter, coding for MLAALGFCTIGGFLLLTMFKRVSVLVALVLTPVVTAVIGGYGDDLGPMALDGLSKVAPTGIMIAFAVLYFSLMIDAGLFEPLIRGILRVAKNDPVRITVGTAVLTVCVGLDGDGASTFLITISALLPVYQRLGMSRLVLAGVVGLGAGVMNMIPWGGPTARAAAALKIDTSDIITPLLPALAAGIAWVLLAAYLIGRRERRRLEALEPAPPAEVAVGDGPGTPRVAARPGLALTVFNLLLTVALLVCLVLEAMPLPVLFVFAFVLALLVNHPRWEDQQELLEKHGKSVVLVITMIFAAGVFTGVLGGTGMIGKMAEALVDIIPDGLGGHLPVLVAVTSMPLSLVLTPDAYYFGVLPVLAGTADAFGTDHAEIARAAVLGQMTTGFPLSPLTAATFILLSMSGVQLGEHQRFLFRWAFGTTLVMTAAALATGAVPL